The Castanea sativa cultivar Marrone di Chiusa Pesio chromosome 11, ASM4071231v1 genome contains a region encoding:
- the LOC142616447 gene encoding uncharacterized protein LOC142616447, translating into MVSTVFATNQISFTDDELPPKGKDHSLPMHIIVKCEDMIVVRVLIDNGLALNVCLMSTLECLNVDTSLIRPTTMIIRAFDGTFWEVQGEIELAIGVGPMLFTVNLQVIKVESPYNMLLGRPWLHATGVVASTLYQRLKFPSKNLMVNIMAEEPLTFFKETYVT; encoded by the coding sequence ATGGTCTCAACGGTGTTTGCCACCAACCAGATTTCCTTTACAGATGATGAACTACCACCAAAAGGTAAGGACCACAGTTTGCCTATGCACATTATAGTAAAGTGTGAAGATATGATCGTTGTCAGGGTACTGATTGACAATGGGTTGGCCTTGAATGTTTGCTTGATGTCCACTTTGGAGTGTTTGAATGTGGATACATCTCTTATCCGCCCTACCACCATGATCATTAGAGCTTTTGATGGCACTTTCTGGGAGGTGCAAGGCGAGATCGAGTTGGCCATTGGAGTTGGCCCTATGCTCTTCACGGTCAATCTCCAAGTCATCAAGGTGGAATCCCCTTATAACATGCTTTTAGGAAGGCCTTGGCTACATGCTACGGGCGTGGTTGCTTCTACTCTTTATCAAAGACTCAAGTTCCCATCCAAGAATCTAATGGTCAATATTATGGCTGAGGAACCCTTGACTTTCTTCAAAGAGACTTATGTCACCTAA